ACTATATGGTCGATCTTCTTGGGATCAACGGATTTGACGATGGTTTCCGCTGAAGCCAGCGTCGAATCAAGTCGTTTCGACGCCGCCGTAAGAGATGTCGACAGCGAACTTACACTCTTCAAGAACTCGCCTATTCCATCGGAGTTCTCAGCAAGCGCTTGCGAGAAACGGTCCGCATTGGCGATTGTGCTGGTCAGCGGTCCGCGAACATCCTTCACGAAACCTTCGATCTCGCCGATGGCATTGTTGGCGCGGTCCAGAATCTTGTCGGCGGTCGCCAGCAGGCTGGTTACGCTCGATTGGTCGGCCACAAGATGGGCGCTGCTGCCCTTGTCCAGGGCCGTCTTGAGGATGTTTTCGTCGCCCTTGTTGCCACCGCTGAGCTCGATATAGGCCGCACCCGTCAAGCCCTGAATCTCAAGCGTCGCCTTGGTCGATTTCAGAACCGGCGCCTCGACCGAAACCTGCGTGACAGCAACGGAATAGCGGGGATCGTTGGAATTGATCGCAAGATTGCGCACGGAACCGACGGGAATGCCGTTGAAGCGCACCGGCGAGCCGACGCTCAGGCCGTTGGCGGAGCCTGGAATGCTGATGACCAGTTCCACCATCTCGCCGCTGCGCCCATATTGCGACATCCAGTAGACGAAGCCGAAGGCGGCAAAGATGACCATGACGGTGAAGAACCCGACGATGGTATAATTGGCTTTGGTTTCCATTCCCGACGCTTACCCCGTGGTCCTCTGGACCCTGCTTCAATCCGATTCGGCGCCGCTTGCGCCGCCGCGCCCAGGCTCTCTAGTCCTGCTCGCGAACAATGGAACGTGCCCGCTTGCCGCGGAAATAGGATGTTACCCATTCGTCGTCGCAGGCGAGCATGTCGTCTATCGTACCCTCGACGAGCACCTTCTTCTTTCCCAGTACCGCGATACGATCGCAGACGGAGAAAAGGCTGTCGAGGTCGTGAGTCACCATATACACGGTCAGCCCGAGGGTGTCGCGCAGTTTGGCGATCAGATTATCGAACTCGGCAGCCCCGATCGGGTCAAGCCCCGAGGTCGGTTCGTCGAGAAAAACCAGATCCGGATCGAGCGCAAGCGCGCGCGCAAGCGCCGCCCGCTTGATCATGCCGCCGGAAAGCTCCGACGGATATTTGTCGGCGGCTTCGGGTGCGAGACCGACCATATCGATCTTCAGCCGCGCCAGCTCGTCCATCATCTCCTGGGGCAGGTTCAGATATTCCCGCATCGGCACCTGGATGTTTTCCCGCACCGTCAGCGCCGAAAACAGCGCGCCATGCTGGAAGAGCACGCCAAGGCGGGTATCAAGGACGATGCGTTCCTCGTCGCTCACCTCGTCATATTCCGAGCCGAGGATGGTGATTTTCCCGGACTGCTTGGGCAGCAACCGAAGCACGGTACGCATCAGCACGGACTTGCCGGCCCCGGACGCGCCAACGAAACCGAGAATTTCCCCTCGATAGATGTCGAGATTGAGCTTGTCGAGAACGACATGCGATCCGAAGGCAACCGTCAGATCCTTGACGGACAGGATGACCTCATGCTCGTCGGTCGCAGGTAGCTCGTTCACGCGGTCCTCGGTTTTTTCAGCCTGCTGGGCCTGCATCTCTTGGCGTTCCTCATCCATCAGAAGTCGATCGCCGCGTAGAACATCGCAAACAGGCCATCGACCAGGATCACGACGAAGATCGCCTTTACAACGGATTGCGTCACATGCGCACCGAGCGACTCGGCGCTGCCTCCGACCTTCAGTCCCTCGACGGCGGCAACCACTCCAATGATCAGCGCCATGAACGGCGCCTTGATCATGCCGGCGAGAACAGAGGAGAAATCGACCGCCTCCTGAAGACGCGCCAGGAAGGTCGCAAAGGTAATGCCGGAATAGCTCCAGGTGACGACAGCCGCACCCGACAGGGCGGCAAAATTGGCAATGATCGTCAAAAGCGGCAGAGCGATTGTCAACGCAACGAGCCGCGGGAAAACCAGCACCCCGATCGGGCTCAACCCCATGACCTTCAGCGCGTCGATCTCCTCGCGCATCTTCATGGAGCCGATCTCGGCCGTGATCGCGCTGCCCGACCGGCCTGCGATCATGATTGCCGTCAGCAACACGCCGATTTCGCGCAGCTGCAGGATACCGACGAGATCGACGACGAAAAGCTCGGCGCCAAAATAGCGTAGCTGGAACGCGCCCTGCTGGGCAATGATCGCCCCGATCAGAAACGACATCAGCGTGATGATCGGCACGGCCTGGACGCCCATCCGGTCGATCTGACTGACGATCGCTGCCGGCGAAAGGCCGCTGTGGCGGCCAAGCTTCATCTGCGCGCCGCGCACTGCCGAGCCCAGGATGAAGAGTGCCGCAATCACATCATTCCACGCTGCAGCCATGACCTTGCCGACCGGCGCAAAAACGCGCTCGGCAAGCGAGGGAGCAGGCGCCTGCTCTTCCCTTGGGTCCGGCAGGCTTTTCGGCATGGCCTCAACGAGCTCGATATAGCGCGTCTGGTTGCTGGAAAGCTTGACCTCGCCTTCCTCGCCGCCGAGCTTCTCCACGAAGCGGCGGATCAGCCAGGCGCCTGCGGTGTCCATGGCCGTCACGCCATCGAGATTGATCTCGCTGGCGCCCTGCTCTTTGGCTGCAAGCTTTTCAAGCTGTTGGGCTGCCTCGGGAGCGAAGACATTGCGCCATTCGCCACTGAAGCGGTACACTCGTGGCCCGCCATTCGCCGCCTCATCCAGCGTCACCTCGGCATCTGTGGTCCGTTTGGATTGCGTCACGTCTGTTTGGTCTTCCGCCGCTGGCTGCATTTGATAAAACGTTGACGACTCATAGCCGCTTAGGGTCGATCTGTCACCGATTGATGCTGCTCCGCAAGGCCCGCATCGGGACAGGTCGCCACGGCTGACACCGGCAGGACACAGAACATGGCGCGTACTGTTTCAACCAACATCGAACATTTTCCCATTGCCGGCACCTTCACGATCTCCCGTGGCAGCAAGACGACGGCATCCGTGGTCACCTGCCGCATCACCGAAGATGGCGCAACCGGCATCGGCGAATGCGTACCCTATGGTCGCTACGGCGAAACGCTGGAGAGCGTGCTTTCCCAGATAGAAGCGATTACCCCCGAACTGAAGTCCGGCATCCGCCGCGATGCACTGAACGATCGCATGCCGGCGGGTGCGGCCCGTAACGCCGTCGATTGCGCGCTCTGGGATCTGCAGTCGAAACTGAGCGGCGTCAGCGTCGCAAGCAGGCTCGGCATCAAGACCCCCAAGCCTCTGACAACGGCCTACACCCTCTCCCTCGGCGAGCCCGCGTCCATGGCCGCTCAGGCAGCCATCTGGTCCCATCGCGCACTCCTGAAGGTGAAGGTCGGCACGCCCGACGACCGCGAACGGATCCGCGCCGTGAGAGCCGCTGCCCCCGCCAGCGACATCATTCTCGATGCCAATGAAGGCTGGGCTCCGGAAACGCTTGCCATGCATTTCGAGGTCTGCGCCGAAGCCGGCATTGCCCTGATCGAACAACCGCTTCCCGCCGGAAACGACAGCTTTCTCGCCTCGATCGCCCACCCCGTCCCGGTCTGCGCCGACGAAAGCGTTCACAAGACTTCGGATCTTGCCTCTCTGGTCGATCGCTATGACGCGGTCAATATCAAGCTCGACAAGACGGGTGGACTGACCGAAGGTTTGCGCATGCGCGATGCGGCAAAGGCGCTCGATCTCAAAATCATGATCGGTTGTATGGTCGGAAGCTCGCTCGGCAT
This genomic stretch from Pararhizobium capsulatum DSM 1112 harbors:
- a CDS encoding MlaD family protein — its product is METKANYTIVGFFTVMVIFAAFGFVYWMSQYGRSGEMVELVISIPGSANGLSVGSPVRFNGIPVGSVRNLAINSNDPRYSVAVTQVSVEAPVLKSTKATLEIQGLTGAAYIELSGGNKGDENILKTALDKGSSAHLVADQSSVTSLLATADKILDRANNAIGEIEGFVKDVRGPLTSTIANADRFSQALAENSDGIGEFLKSVSSLSTSLTAASKRLDSTLASAETIVKSVDPKKIDHIVSNVSKMSDDLAAASGTVSETLASVRTTVDTYKRFGDNANATLARVDNIVAAIDTQKVGNVINDVSAASADVRKTAASISAFAGTITNRQKDIDQTITDVTQMANKLNAASSRVDGILVKLDGFLGDADAPSLSADARATLESFRKVADNLNAQIGPIGENLKRFSGGGLRDIEALVSETRRTVQTLDTTISTFDKDPQRLLFGGETVKQYNGRTRH
- a CDS encoding ABC transporter permease; translated protein: MTQSKRTTDAEVTLDEAANGGPRVYRFSGEWRNVFAPEAAQQLEKLAAKEQGASEINLDGVTAMDTAGAWLIRRFVEKLGGEEGEVKLSSNQTRYIELVEAMPKSLPDPREEQAPAPSLAERVFAPVGKVMAAAWNDVIAALFILGSAVRGAQMKLGRHSGLSPAAIVSQIDRMGVQAVPIITLMSFLIGAIIAQQGAFQLRYFGAELFVVDLVGILQLREIGVLLTAIMIAGRSGSAITAEIGSMKMREEIDALKVMGLSPIGVLVFPRLVALTIALPLLTIIANFAALSGAAVVTWSYSGITFATFLARLQEAVDFSSVLAGMIKAPFMALIIGVVAAVEGLKVGGSAESLGAHVTQSVVKAIFVVILVDGLFAMFYAAIDF
- a CDS encoding ABC transporter ATP-binding protein, producing MDEERQEMQAQQAEKTEDRVNELPATDEHEVILSVKDLTVAFGSHVVLDKLNLDIYRGEILGFVGASGAGKSVLMRTVLRLLPKQSGKITILGSEYDEVSDEERIVLDTRLGVLFQHGALFSALTVRENIQVPMREYLNLPQEMMDELARLKIDMVGLAPEAADKYPSELSGGMIKRAALARALALDPDLVFLDEPTSGLDPIGAAEFDNLIAKLRDTLGLTVYMVTHDLDSLFSVCDRIAVLGKKKVLVEGTIDDMLACDDEWVTSYFRGKRARSIVREQD
- the dgcA gene encoding N-acetyl-D-Glu racemase DgcA yields the protein MARTVSTNIEHFPIAGTFTISRGSKTTASVVTCRITEDGATGIGECVPYGRYGETLESVLSQIEAITPELKSGIRRDALNDRMPAGAARNAVDCALWDLQSKLSGVSVASRLGIKTPKPLTTAYTLSLGEPASMAAQAAIWSHRALLKVKVGTPDDRERIRAVRAAAPASDIILDANEGWAPETLAMHFEVCAEAGIALIEQPLPAGNDSFLASIAHPVPVCADESVHKTSDLASLVDRYDAVNIKLDKTGGLTEGLRMRDAAKALDLKIMIGCMVGSSLGMAPAVLLAQGADFVDLDGPLLLAKDRHHGLHYEASLVYPPTAGLWG